CAATCAGGCCCTAAGAAGTGTTCCAAAAGAGATGCACAAAGGACATAATTCCCTGATCATCCTTGTTGCTTGGGAGCTCTGGAAGCACATGAACACCTGTGTTTTTGATGGATCTCACCCAAATGTTCAGACCCTCTTATACTTTGTGGCCGAGGAGGGCAGTTTATGGTGCATGGCTGGTGCTACGGCCCTCCAGGAGCTTCTCATAAGGTCACTCTCCCCTGACCTTTAGGGTCTAGGCAGGTTCTGAAGGTCGCAGTCGTCTCTGTAGTTCAAAGGCTAGTAAGATAGGTTGTGTGTGTTGGGTTTTTGTAGAGGGAGACCTCTTGACGCCTCCCCCGTTTTTTCCGGTACATTTTGTACGGTCCCCTCTTTCTTAATGAAATGATGCGCAGTTCTCCTGCGTTGTTCAAGAGAAAAAATGCTGTTCATATGTTCAATTGTGAATTTACCAGTGTTTACCGGAGAAGTTTTGGGATATGCTAGGGCAGAGAATTTGTATAGCTTTAGAAAACCAAGCACTGTTACAGAGAATTTGTATAGCTTTAGAAAACCAAGCACTGTTATGGAGTATAAACAAAGAAAAATGGGACATGCGACCTTTACCTTTTAGACTTAGGAGTAAAATTTATAGCACCCATAAGCCTGTTAAGTATTTATTCAAAATATTATtccattttttttatttcaaacatTCTCTGTTAAAAGTTTTCATCATTGCCCATTGTTTCAGATAGTATTATTTTCATGTATACGTACCTGTCATCCAAGTGGATTAATATACATCTTTTGCTCTATTTTGTTTGTTCTTGCCTTCAGCCCGAAACATCAAAAAAACAGAAGAATGAACCTTCTGTGGTAGATCCGTGGTCTGCTTCTACTAGGAACACTTTACTGGAGACAATTAATGGTGACTTGAGGACATTTTCTGTAAGTTCACTAGTAGCATGTATGTTCTCTGATGTGCCGCATGAGACTCATCATGGTTGCACAAATCCTTAACAGGGCTATCATAAGAGTAACAAGGTGTACTATGGAAAGGTGCCCTTGACTTCTTCGCTGAATGTTTTAAGAAACAAGGTCATTGAGTTAGGTATAACTGTAATTATTTTGTTTCTCAGTCTTGCACAATGTTGCCATACATTCTGAATCATGTTCCTAATTTGACTACTTGAATAATTAATGCTCCCAAGTTACAATGAGTACATTAATTAAAAAATGTATCCTCTTCTTTGTTTCAATAAAGTTTATTTGTGTTGTTATTACAAAATGCAACTACAATTCCTTTTTGTGTCAAGGTGGTAGAAAGTATCAGATCAAAGGATCTACCGGCGCTGGTGCTTTTGCTAAAGTATACAAAgccactgttgatggtaatacaGAAGAAATGGTTGCTTTGAAGGTGAACCATGTTTCCATTGTCTCCATAAACTCACCTTTCATAGTTAGGTCCAGTTTTAAACGCTGTTCATTATATGCAGATTCAGAATCCCTCATATGCTTTGGAATTTTACATGTATCGCCAACTTGATCAGCGTATATCTGATGTCGAGGTACATAATTTATGTTAAGAGCAGCCTCAACATTCTTTCATAAATCATAATGATATTTAATAATATACATTGTTTTACTTCCAGAGACCAAGCTTTGGCTACGCGCATGAAATGCATATCTTCTCCGATGTCAGTGTGTTAGTTTGTGATTACCTGCCGTACGGAACTCTCCTGGTAATAATTAACATTATATGCATAAAAAAATCCACAAAACTATTTTTGTTTGTTGGTTATCTATAATGAATATGTAACTACAACCAATCGATGTTGCTAAGATGTGATGAGATATAACTCAATCCTTCTGCAGGATGTCATAAATTCTCACTTAGTAAAAGGTCGGTACATGGATGAAGTTCTATGCATGTATTATACCATAGAGATGCTGAACATGCTGGAAACACTGCATAGTGTTGGCATAATACATGGTGATTTCAAGCCTGACAACATCCTTGTTTGCTACCCGAGGTAGCTATACCATATTACCATTACTGTTACCACTTTATGCGTCTCTTCAGCAGTATCTGTTTATTCAGTAATAACCATGCAATCTTTTCTCTGCTATTAAGTGTTCAGATCGCAAATCTCAGATATAGAACCTGTAATGTTGGATCATTATTGACATCCATGTTTGCAAAGGCCGTATCTTTTTGTCTTGTTTCTTAGGATGACATTAATTTATGAGTTCCACGTACATATGAAATACTTTGTTGTAGCTAGGATAGATAATTTGATTGGTGCAAGTATTTGAGCTGTTTGTCCATGAAGAAAGCATGAACTTCATAGTCGCTCCATTGGCTGAATGTTGATGTTCTGGTCTCTTGTGGCCTGGTGGGTGCAGAAACATACTGATTTACTGTGTCTGCATTACCTCCGAGTAGTAATGGGAATCCCCATTTTGATGCTCTTATTCTGGTTTTCTGCTGAATGTTGATGTTCTGGTCTCTCGTTCTTTCGAGAAATAAGATTTTTGACAAtaattttttctcgaacacgcaggagagctgcatatcattatattaagaagattttttttttacaataatAGCAAACTAATAAGTAGTTAAAGCAGGCGTTCTATTTGGAAGCATGATTTTGACCCCTTTTATACCCAAGGTAACTCATAAGAAAATATTTGTAATGTGTCCATTTATAGAAGCTCTTGAAAAAGTACAACAGTACTATCTAGCATTATAGCCTGTTCTTTGACTTACCTACCCATGCTCTCGCTCAACATGTTACCTTTGTCAGCTCGTTTTATTTTGATATATCGAGTTGTTCACTAATCAGTGTCATCCTTCTCTTGGTATGTAAAGTGGAGAGATCACAGAGGACACTTTCCGAAGTGAAAAAAGAGATGAGAAGAACCAGGTCAGCATATCCGTCCTTACACGTTAGAGGTATCACAGCCCCCTTTTATGAGGCTTATGGAATCTGCATTTCAGGGGCTCTGCCTTGTTGACTGGGGCCGTGGCATTGATCTGAATCTTTTCCCCTCCCCCACGGAGTTCCACGGGGACTGTGGAACCTCAGGATTCAGATGCATCGAGATGCAAGAACATAGAAACTGGACTTATCAGGTCAGGAGCCTGTGCTTTCATCAGTTACTCTAGGAGTCCTAAATGCCGCTATCTGATACAGTGCCCTGCTCTCTTCTGCCTGTAGGTCGACACATACGGCCTCTGCGTCGTTGCGCACATGATGCTACATGGGACATGCATGAGCGTCGAGAAGGTGCCCAGGATTGGTGGAGGCTACGAATACCGACCTAAACTGCCGTTTAAAAGGTGCACTGCGATCTCTTCCTCTTTGACTCGTGCAGTCGTGCGTGCCTGGGGTTAGTGCGAAGCAACTGAGCAAGCAACTGGTCCGTCGTCCCAATGTGGTTGGATACTTGGATCGCAGGTACTGGAACGTTGATCTGTGGCAGAAGCTCTTCACGACGCTGCTGAACCCGCCCTCGAACGACAGCGACGTGGCCGCGCTCCAGAGCCTGCGGGCGTCTTTCCGGGTGTACATGTGCAGCAACCGGCAGCTCGTCGGCAAGCTGAACCAGATGCTGGCGAAGCAGAAGGCCTCCCTGTGCTCGTCCTGAGCTGCGTCGACCGATCGTCCTCCCTTGCCATGAGCTGTGACAAAGCCAAAACGTCCAGCTCCCTGTTCGTTTCCGGGCTCCGCGGTGCCTGTGAATCCCGCATGTTGTAACTCCGTCTAGGCTAGTAGGACCTGTCACATCGCGTCGGTAAGTTTATTTATGAAGCCTTGTTTGGCTCTCTCTCGTGCAGTCGCATCGGTAAGGGACAGCATGTTGTCGCTTCTCTTGTAGGAGTAGAAGAGATCGCGTCAGCTGGGATCTGGGAATGACATGGCGTGGCCAATGCGGGCATGCAAAGCGACGGCTGCGAACAGGCTTCCGTCCCGCGGCGTGTGCGCTCGTCTTGTATCCGGCTGTCTGTGTGTTGGACTGGGTGACCGTGGTGTTTTCGTGGTTCATCAGCCATCTCCCGGGCCGTTCGTTAAGCCTGTGGTGGTCGGAAAGCTTCGCTGCCGACCAGTTGGACCCGTGCCGCCTGCCGACCGCTTGAGAGCGGCCCACGCGCGGCCCATGAGCGTGAGCGAGCGTGGCCCACCTCCGCGAGGGCTGCACTGACCGACAGGAACGACGTAGCATTCCTTTTCATAACGTAGGGAGCGACAGGATGAGTACGtacgtgtttttttttctttttctgtggTTGTTTATTCTTCTATCTTGTATGAAACATATGACGTTAATATACGGCTTGTTTTTCTTTGATATATGTCCGCACAGTTAGTTTCTCTCTTTCTTATTATAGTTTCTTTTTTATAACTGTTTTTTCTTTGTTTCATGTTTTTCATGTTTATCTATTtttacttttcttttatttttcttattcttttattttcttttccttattcttttcttttgtatttattttgtattattcttttttcttttctttccttgctTCTTATTTAATGCTTTTCATGTTCAATTTTTAAATCTtatttcatttctttattctttctTATTTCCTTCATCGTTTCCTTTATTTATGGATGTTTTCTTATTatcattttgttttatttttcatttctatttatttctttttgtattttctatatttattattatttttatttcctAAATTTCATGTGATATTGTGACGTTTGAAATTTTTTGTGATATTCATATAGTATACATCTAACgttttatgatgtattttgtTTCTTATTGTAACACCGTGTTAGGCTTGTATAATTGCACttgcacttgcatttgcatgGGCATAAGCATcatgcattcatatatgagcatttACATGTGAAAcacacaattgaaacatgtgaaacatgccttgttattctatgtttcccatatgtgtatgcttataaccatgtgtgattaagtgcaagtggttgatgttggtcactaagacaccttaaacatgcttagaatatcacatggaacaactttggtattcatcactaaggctagtttggtctctaagtcatatctATAGTGTAAATCACCAATTTCTAGTTGCATGTTTGACTGGAGTTGAACACcactttagaaactttgcatggatgtgcaccctaaaacaaagttgtagtacttgagtagtgtaacaacttttatttttgggtcataggctaattcagctcctaacatgcttgaatttggctcacaaaaatcaatgtagtgttgtttgaaacttgaaaaaaatttctaagtctttcAATGCTTTTTAGATTTCATGAAGGGTACTTTGGTGCTTTATAATTTGAAAATCATGACGagaattagatgttactccctaaagcaaagttgaagtttacctgtagctctacaacttttattaatggaTCTTTTGCTAACCCGCCATGGTTTAGGAATTAGGAGAGGGTGATTAGGCGCTGTCAGACGCTGAGGATGGGCCTGATGGCCATCTCGACCGGGCCATCATGGCCGACCACCGTTAGGCCGCTCGCGCCAGGTGGAGGCTGTACGCCGGCGTCGCCCTCACCAGTCAAGCCATCGCAGCCACATCGACgcccctgaaagctctagtttggttttggtgaattgatgaaaccctaagtgctaacctagttcatcaagtgatcatgagataggtagcacacttcaagtagagaagcaaatgaagatcataacatgacaatggtgatagcatggagatgatcaagggcttaaacttgaagagaagaaagagaaacaaaaagctcaaggcaaaggtataactcggcgggattcgacgctttcgggaaaatgaaatacctattttctattgcgtcggatgcaaattcttggtggttggcacattagagcaagggtggagaagatagaagtgagaacagagctgatgccagcgtcggtccagtgaccggacgttgaatccagaagcaccgaacgctgactgcctgtgtctgatcgcgttgactgtcggtacagtggctagggtttaccaccggacgctaggctatgttcggtcgaggtggaccggacatgtctggtcaaggaaaaccaggttttgacccttactgtactcgaccggacgctgaggttccaacgttcggtcagttttaaccggagcgtccggtcagcgtcatagccgttggaatctgacgaacaacgtttgaaggcgatgacacgtggcgtccatctatGGACCAGACGctaagtccagggtccggtcaagtggaccTGAGCGTTCGGTTAGAGCacagagtacccagtgaaggggtacaacggctctattttgtgggggcttctatttaagccccatggccgactgtggctcatatctttggccattttcattgacatagcaaccttgtgagctaagccaaagtcctcccactcatctacatcattgattcatcatcatagtgagattgggagtgatccaagtgcattgcttgagtgattgcatctagaggcacttggtgttcgtgtttcgctgtggatttcgcttgttactcttggtggttgtcgccacctagacggcttggagcagcgaggatcgtcgagcggaggtggtgattgtctccagcttcgatcgtggtgattgtgaggggttcttgacctttcctcggtggagcgccaaaaggtactctagtggattgctcgtggcttgtgtgatcctcatcttgtgttggttgtgcggcaccctattgagggtttggcgtgtgaagccaattagcgcgtaaacctctaagtgagtgaatcgccacaacgaggactagcttacctgcaagcaagtgaacctcggtaaaaatcattgtgttcatcattgattccgaggtgattggtcttcattgttattcatctttatgattgattggtacttcatctacatggcggtataactatcctaaccactctctttactttaccgtaaactagttgacaagctctttagtgtagctagttgtgagagcttggttggttggttggtgtggctctttagttagtctttgagagcatactaacataggatagtgtctttgctattgtgtgaatagacactatctaaactagaattgtggtaggtggcttgcattttaagtagactagcgcaacactcgcttcacctcataattgtctaaccactttgttaagtgttgttgtagaaattttattaggctattcacccccctctagccattaggacctttcagccccaCGTCTGCTGCTTCACTTACTGGCTTCATCCGCTTCTCCTCGCCTCGTTCGAGCCACGCAAAAGTGCAGCGCCGAGCTTGCCATTACCGCCGAAAGCACCGCCACCACGTAGCTCCTCCGCCATCCCTCCATTCCTCAATTGCTCATGCATGTAGATGTGCCCTGCTCTGCTCAACGCCATTGACCTATTTGTAGCCCCGTTTGAGCCAAGGTGAGGGCCTATTGGCCATTTCTGTCACCGCCGCCATGATTGGAGCTTCACCGGACTttgagctcgccgtggccggAACTAACCGCCGTGTCTCCGTTCTTCCTTTCCTTTGCCTTATCTTCCCTGCATCTCATTGATGCTCTAACCCTAACTCATCAGACCTCTACCCCTCTGACCTTGCTAGAGCGCAAGCCTCGCCGGAGTGTTTTCCACCACTGCATGGACATGCATGTGGCCATGCTTCCCTAGCGCCCCCACTACCCTTAGATCACCCTTGGTAGTCTCGCCTAAGCACCATGAGGCCGTAGCCACTCTCGCTTGGACCTACCATGGCCGGAGACGGCCAGCGCACCTCTGCGCAACACCGCCGTATAGCCATGGCCAGCAACGAGCCATCACCGGTACGTCTTTACGTCAACCTCCTACATCTATAGACGCGAGAGGATGTGAGGATCACAATGGTGGGGTCGGTTTCGCCGGAAAGTTCACCATCGGCGAGCTAGTGCCGATCAAATCTTCCCCCTATCTCTGTGTGTCTGTCACATCGGCCCATCGACTACTGGCTCCCACATGTCAGCGGCAGTAGCATtaggttttgttttattcttttccacAATTTCACGCTAACTTTAAAAAatgatatctagagctaggagtgtccaaattttgtgaatcaaattttgttggattcctcatgaagtgtagtatttgataaaaatatgaaatacactatttctagtattttcctaggagaataaaatagagctagataaatgctttttgaatgtttcccatcttgtaaaatgcaaaacttgagctaggaaagtgataaaaatgtgattccaattttgttggtcttgtcttgtcatgtgctacctaggaaaaatattggttgcatagtgattgtaacacccctggtgttacgatcttgtttagcatcgagatttaggcctaagaaaatttctaaaacgattttctcagattttaaaatttaacttatgtttaaaagtgtcattttggcgaattatattaaacaacgggttaattagttcctagataTTTTGTTTCTATGAGTCAGTATGACGTATGGACTAGTGTTTGAAATGCGTAGTGGttggaattaattaggtttaggcaTATTAAAAATTATGGCAAAAAGCGCTAAAGGTTATTAGTCAATTAAGGTGTAAACATACTTATGAATCTCGCACTGTGGTCACGTCCTCGTGGCTTCCTGATCCTCCCATTCATTTTTCCATAGAACCTCTTGGATCATGCATGCATGGGAAGCCTTAAATGCGATGAGTGCATACAACCAGGTGTTTGATGAATGTGACGATGACTTATGCAT
Above is a genomic segment from Miscanthus floridulus cultivar M001 chromosome 3, ASM1932011v1, whole genome shotgun sequence containing:
- the LOC136542360 gene encoding mitotic checkpoint serine/threonine-protein kinase BUB1-like isoform X2, with the translated sequence MVVLERTPGAAPGAASSPLRKSPRFSREVASPPSDPILPYLRSISRAMDELGTGPQYDMAALDRLKHYLIECISKYGDDYQYSTDPRLLKIWILYADATEDFPSVYNQLEEKRMFLEHALLYDSYAQYLIAHGKVVEADKVYGIGISRKAEPLDHLKKMHLTFLKHLENIVEEAGAEAQPETSKKQKNEPSVVDPWSASTRNTLLETINGDLRTFSGYHKSNKVYYGKVPLTSSLNVLRNKVIELGGRKYQIKGSTGAGAFAKVYKATVDGNTEEMVALKIQNPSYALEFYMYRQLDQRISDVERPSFGYAHEMHIFSDVSVLVCDYLPYGTLLDVINSHLVKGRYMDEVLCMYYTIEMLNMLETLHSVGIIHGDFKPDNILVCYPSGEITEDTFRSEKRDEKNQGLCLVDWGRGIDLNLFPSPTEFHGDCGTSGFRCIEMQEHRNWTYQVDTYGLCVVAHMMLHGTCMSVEKVPRIGGGYEYRPKLPFKRYWNVDLWQKLFTTLLNPPSNDSDVAALQSLRASFRVYMCSNRQLVGKLNQMLAKQKASLCSS
- the LOC136542360 gene encoding mitotic checkpoint serine/threonine-protein kinase BUB1-like isoform X3 gives rise to the protein MFLEHALLYDSYAQYLIAHGKVVEADKVYGIGISRKAEPLDHLKKMHLTFLKHLENIVEEAGAEAQASLFFDSCCSPSATPVAPPGVSSRPLRVYSRQRRRPCMPTPTTAASDPIIMTLSPTTRDKLLDKPETSKKQKNEPSVVDPWSASTRNTLLETINGDLRTFSGYHKSNKVYYGKVPLTSSLNVLRNKVIELGGRKYQIKGSTGAGAFAKVYKATVDGNTEEMVALKIQNPSYALEFYMYRQLDQRISDVERPSFGYAHEMHIFSDVSVLVCDYLPYGTLLDVINSHLVKGRYMDEVLCMYYTIEMLNMLETLHSVGIIHGDFKPDNILVCYPSGEITEDTFRSEKRDEKNQGLCLVDWGRGIDLNLFPSPTEFHGDCGTSGFRCIEMQEHRNWTYQVDTYGLCVVAHMMLHGTCMSVEKVPRIGGGYEYRPKLPFKRYWNVDLWQKLFTTLLNPPSNDSDVAALQSLRASFRVYMCSNRQLVGKLNQMLAKQKASLCSS
- the LOC136542360 gene encoding mitotic checkpoint serine/threonine-protein kinase BUB1-like isoform X1 yields the protein MVVLERTPGAAPGAASSPLRKSPRFSREVASPPSDPILPYLRSISRAMDELGTGPQYDMAALDRLKHYLIECISKYGDDYQYSTDPRLLKIWILYADATEDFPSVYNQLEEKRMFLEHALLYDSYAQYLIAHGKVVEADKVYGIGISRKAEPLDHLKKMHLTFLKHLENIVEEAGAEAQASLFFDSCCSPSATPVAPPGVSSRPLRVYSRQRRRPCMPTPTTAASDPIIMTLSPTTRDKLLDKPETSKKQKNEPSVVDPWSASTRNTLLETINGDLRTFSGYHKSNKVYYGKVPLTSSLNVLRNKVIELGGRKYQIKGSTGAGAFAKVYKATVDGNTEEMVALKIQNPSYALEFYMYRQLDQRISDVERPSFGYAHEMHIFSDVSVLVCDYLPYGTLLDVINSHLVKGRYMDEVLCMYYTIEMLNMLETLHSVGIIHGDFKPDNILVCYPSGEITEDTFRSEKRDEKNQGLCLVDWGRGIDLNLFPSPTEFHGDCGTSGFRCIEMQEHRNWTYQVDTYGLCVVAHMMLHGTCMSVEKVPRIGGGYEYRPKLPFKRYWNVDLWQKLFTTLLNPPSNDSDVAALQSLRASFRVYMCSNRQLVGKLNQMLAKQKASLCSS